From the genome of Papaver somniferum cultivar HN1 chromosome 2, ASM357369v1, whole genome shotgun sequence, one region includes:
- the LOC113352302 gene encoding uncharacterized protein LOC113352302, translating to MGDLNFVLHDHEKLSQHPINSCEATIFLEKLEEANLTDLGYTKCPFTWKNRRVGLRLTEKRLDRGLSNEDWLDLFPNSTISNLPAIGSDHNPIILNTNSNWKQGHIPFKFFGSWLDHQYCKDIIAECWKKNHKGSLAIKIARKLRDIKVKIKLWNKEVYGNIKTNLEESLQYLDWTTKNQFNNNKGNDIREAKKVVDHWKNVQETF from the coding sequence ATGGGGGACCTAAACTTTGTACTGCATGATCATGAAAAACTTAGTCAACATCCTATTAATTCTTGTGAAGCTACTATCTTCTTGGAAAAACTGGAAGAAGCAAATCTCACTGACTTGGGGTATACTAAGTGTCCCTTCACTTGGAAAAACAGAAGAGTGGGCTTACGACTCACTGAGAAAAGACTTGATAGAGGATTATCAAATGAGGATTGGCTTGATCTCTTTCCTAACTCTACCATCTCCAACCTTCCAGCCATAGGCTCTGATCATAACCCAATCATTCTCAATACCAATTCTAACTGGAAACAAGGACACAtaccttttaaattctttggttcTTGGCTTGATCATCAATATTGCAAGGATATTATTGCTGAATGCTGGAAGAAAAATCACAAAGGTTCCCTTGCAATCAAGATAGCTAGGAAATTAAGAGATATTAAAGTAAAAATTAAGTTGTGGAATAAAGAGGTATATGGTAATATTAAGACTAATCTTGAGGAAAGCCTTCAATATTTGGATTGGACCACCAAAAATCAGTTCAACAACAACAAAGGGAATGACATCAGAGAAGCTAAGAAAGTTGTGGATCACTGGAAAAATGTTCAAGAAACCTTCTAG